TGTCGCTAATTCCACTTTCTCCCTCAACCCATCTTTCAAAGCCTATCAAGGGAAAAAAAATACAAACAGCTCTGATGATTGGCATGAAGCTTAAACCCTAAACTCTAAATCAAATCACTAGTTTATTTACCTTTCCGAGGAGCAGCTCCTTTGTCTCGGGGCCATAGAAGTCGGAGGTGTCTAAGAATGTGATACCAGAGTTAATGGCGTGACGAAGAAGAGCGACGGCCTTTGTCTCAGGTGTTGGAGCACCGTAGAAAGCAGAGAGACCCATGACACCAAGTCCCTGAGCTGAAACAAAGGCCTTGGCTCCCCAGCTTCATCCTAGGAACTTTGTAAGCTTCTTCCGCCATTGATGAATGAACCTTTCGAGGACTAAGCAAAATGATTCAATGAATATGTGTTTTAACACAAAAAAGGGTTTTTTTTTAGCATAAGGAGAAGCCAATGGAATTTTATAGAAGTGGATAGGCGCCAGACCGTAGGTTCGAAGTTAAAAAGCAAAGAGGACAAAACAAAAGTGTAGGCTCTCTAAGACTTTTCAGTTTTGTACATCTGAATGTATAAAGAAAAAGCAAAACTGTAGCCTTTCAAGACTTTTCAAGAATGTTTGTGTCAGAGCACCATTAACCAACTGGCGTGCTTAATTTTTTTTTTTTGATTTTTTTTCTGATTAAAAAAAAAAATTAAAAACTAACCAATCGCGGATCATTACGTATCAGTAGGACCCACGATACAGCTCAAACATCAATGTCAAATCTGGCGTTTTTAGTGCTCCATTTTTTCTTTTACAGTGGACTCCACCAACATATACTCCATCAAACACCTGCATTGATGGTGTTCTTATACTTGATGTTTAGTTTGTCTTTTGGATCATGATTACATCATGTGCCAGTGCCACGTGTAATAACCCAACTCCATGAGATTAACAAACTGTATTGCCACATAATATCAGCTTTTATATGTAAACATGCCACTTAAACTTCAGTAACCGTTTGAATAAAGGAAACACTATCAATGTAAGAAGAAACTTTCATTTGTTCATCTGGAAAAAATGTAATTTAAATTATCAATTTTAGATTTGATTCGAATAAACCATTATATAACTTTTTCAGAAAAAACAAAAAGACATTCAATTTTTGTTGATAAACTATTTTAATCATAAATGTTTGTTGACCATATTATTTTAGTCATATCCACCTGAAATAGCTATAAAATTGATTTTCTTTTGGCAAAAATATGAATCGGCATTATTTTTTAACAAAATATTAGATGTTAACTTTTAAAATAATTTATTTAGTAACTATAACACTTTATAAATACGTATTAAATAATTTAAAATACTGTTTTCTTTATTTTCTTGAAAATAATATTTATATCATTTTCATTTATATTCTAAAATAGTTAGTTGGAGAATATTAAATAAATACTTAATACTCAATTAATGATATGTTAACTAAATATTTTAGAATATAAATGAAAATTATAGAATTCTTACTTTCAGAAAATGAAAAAAATTATATCTTTGTTTGAATTATTTATTAGTGTTATAGTTACTAAAATATATCTTTTAATATTTAAATCCAATATCTTGGAAAAAGTATTGATTTATATTTGTGCCAGAAAAAGTATCAACTCAGAAATTCAAGAAAGTATATTGGTATAATGATACTCTTATTATTTTTAAATAAATATTTAAAATAGAAAATTCTTTATTTTGATATATTTTAATAAAAAATAATTTAAAAAATGAAACTAATAACAAAATTCTCAATAGTTAGTGAATATTTCATAATTTTAAGTTGTTTATGTTAGCATCCTCTTAATTACCACTTTTGTGCAAATCTTTAATAGTGCAAACTGTTTAAATTCACAAAGTTAATGAAATAAAGTGTTCATTTCAAGTCATAAATTAATGTTTGGGTAACCGAAAACCCAAATATATTTTTGAGCCACAAAAAAAAAATATATATATATATATATATATATATATATAATTAATTTTAATGAGATGTATAAGATGAATTGATGAAAAACAGTGACATTGGGGCGATAAAAAAAAAAAAAAAAAAGAAAAACGGTGACATTGGTCAACGACCAAAATATTCTTGATCAAATTATTAAATTGCAAGACAGGAAACCTCAAACATTACATAAACTTGTTCTTTCTTAGGCATTGAATTTTTCTTATTGCAAACTCGCAGACCCATCCATTAAACTAAACTTATTCAAACACACACACACACAACCAAAAGCACAATAAAACGGCATTCGTCCAACGCCTTTATCCCATTTACTCCTCAAACCGATCATAAACTGCAGTCCAAAGATGCGGTTTATGCTGCTTTCCAAGAAGACAGTGGTGGAGTCTCCGAGTCCTTGTAAGTAGCCATGTTTCTGTCGTATCGTTCTCCTTTCACAAAATCCGGTCGGGCAATGGCTTCCAGCTCAGCCATCTCTTCAGGAGTAAGCTTCACAGATAAAGCTCCTATGTTCTGGTTCAAGTTTTCAATCTTGGAGGTTCCTGGAATGGGACAGACATCATCTCCCTGGTGGTGAACCCATGCAAGAGCAAGTTGTGCAGGAGTGCAGCCTCTCTTTGTCGCCATCGCCTGAACCTTCTCATAAAGAATCTTGTTGTGGTTTAGATTCTCCTCTTGGAATCTCGGTAGACCCTGTGAGCAAATTAAAAAATAGCAACAGACAGAACATACTAAGATGACTCCAAATCTTAAAATATGCTAAAACGAGATGGAACAGAGAACTGAATCCTTAGTGTTACTTGCCTTTCGATAATCATCGTCCTCCAAATTCTCAGCAAGCTTAGGTCCTGCTGCCAAGAAGCCTCTTCCTAAAGGGCTATAAGCTACAATTCCAATCCCAAGAGTTGAGATATGAATAAAGAAAAAACATGTAAACAAAGAGAGAGAGTTATGTTTGATTCTGATTCTGATTCCTCACACACCTGCAGGTAGGAATGATATCTTCTTCCACGTCTCTTGACCATAGGGACCATTCTATCTGCACAGCAGTTATCGGGTGAACCGCATGTGCTCTTCTGATAGTTGAGGCAGAGGCTTCAGACAAACCGATGTATTTTATTTTACCTTCTTCCACTAGCTTCTTTAACTCTCCCATCTTTGTCAATTAGTTTCATCAAACCATTAGTTAAACCAATATCACAAAGAGAAAAAGAGCCCTTTTTTCTCCATGAATAAGCTATAACTTTGAACACAAGTTTGGAATAAAATTGAAACCAAGAAGCCGTTACCGTGACTTCGATGGGCACAGTGGTATCAATCCTATGCTGGTAATAAAGATCAATGGATGTAACACCAAGACGCCTTAAGCTTGCCTCGCAAGCAGACCTCACGTACTCTGGATCTGCCCTAAAACCAAATTTTCCATCTTCAGAAGCAATGATACCAAACTTTGTTGCCAGTTCCACTTTCTCCCTCAACCCATCTTTCAAAGCCTGAAAAAAGTGTATATACCTTAATGATTGGCACGAACCATAATCCCTAACTCATAGCTTCAAAACCTAATACCAAGTACAAAACGAAGAGTTTTGTTTACCTTGCCCAGGAGCAGCTCGTTAGTCTCAGGGCCGTATATGTCTGAAGTGTCTAGGAATGTGACGCCGGCTTTAATGGCATGTCGGAGAAGAGCGACGGCGTTAGTCTCAGGTGTTGGAGCGCCGTAGAAGGCAGAGAGACCCATGCAACCAAGTCCCTGAGCTGAAACCTCAAGGCCTTGGCTCCCAAGTTTCATTCTCCGTACTCCGCAAGCTTCAGCCATTGTGTTATCAAAGAGGAAAAGATTTGAAGAAAAATGTTTTAGTGGATTCAGAAGCAGATTAAAGTGGTATTTATAGGAGTGGAGACTGTACGTGGAGTGGGTGTGACATTGCTACGGGCGGGGTTAAGTGTTTCGGAGTTTTTTTTTTAGTCAAAGAAAAGTCTTATTAGGTCTTTTGAACTGTACATTTTGTTTGTTTTATTTTCGTAGTTGTTATGATTAAAAGAAATAAAAATTTATATATTTTGACGTCACTGATGATTTCATATCAGTACTCACCGTTTGATTTTCCAACATCTCTATATAATTTTAAATAACGGACCTCTCCAAGAAAACAATATTAAACACACTAGTTGGAATAATCATTGACAATATAAAAATTATTGTTTTGAAAATATACATCATAACTAGATAAGGTGACTCCCATTATCAAATGATGTGCTTTCTAAAGACTGATTAGCATTTATATACATAGAGAATGATAATAGTGTCAAAAATAACCACATTCTTTACAAAAAAATAAATTTTGATATTTATATTTTTTAAAACTTTTGCAAAGTGTTTTTTTTTTAACTTGTGTTAATATGTTTGTAAAATTTTTAATAAAGAAATAGATATATGTTACAGTTATTTATTTAAGTAATTGTTGGACCTTAATTCACTACCGGAATTAAATATGGACATTTTGGATATCGAATCGGTTTGGATATTTTGGATATTTTGGGTATTAGATATTTCAGATAGGGCTAGATGATCTATGGTCTGCGTAGTTCAGCTTTGTTAAGTTTTGGATAATAAAACTAGGAATCAAAAAATAACCAAAAAATGTGGTTTTCATTTGGTTTCGGTTAGATTATTTCAGGTAGTTCGGGTGATTCAGATTAAATATCAATGTTTTTGGGTAAAATATCGAATAACTAGGATGATTCCGATTAAAATCTCAGATATTTCAGATTATTTCAGATATTTCAGATATTTCAGATACAAATATCCGGATAGTATCAAATACTATAAGATCGTTCAGATATTTTATAATAATTTAATTCTATTCAAATATTTTGAAGTACTTTTAATAGATTTTTCAATTATACATATATATTTAGCTATGTTATATGTATATATCATTAATGTTTTTATATATTCAGATATTCGTTCATTTTTTGTTTCAGTTTCGGTTTGGTTTAGTTATTTTGGATATAGAAATATATAAACCATTCGGGTATTTAAAGATTTGAGTTGGATTTTGTTTTTGGATATACGGGTTAAGTGTTTCGGAGTTTTTTTTTAGTCAAAGAAAAGTCTTATTAGGTCTTTTGAACTGTATATTTTGTTTGTTTTATTTTCTTAGTTGTTATTTATTTGATAAAAGGAATAAATATTTATATATTTTGACGTCATTGATGATTTCATATCAGTACTCACCGTTTGATTTTCCAACATCTTTTTATAATTTTAAATTACGGACCTCTCCAAGAAAACTATATTAAACACACTAGTTGGAATAATCATTGACAATATAATAAATATACTTTTGAAAATATACATCTAAAGATAACTAGATAAGGTGACTCCCATTATCAAATGTTGTGCTTTCTAAACTCTGATTAGCATTTAAATACATAAATAATGACAATAGTAGTCAAAAATAATCACATGCACTACAAGAAAACACAAGCTTAACGATGAAAATTAACGCGGAAAAGTAATCCTCGTAAAATTACGTCGAGTTTACGAGGAAATTACGTGGAAAAGTAAAATCAGCGTTATTTCCTCGTAAATTAACGACGAAACCGTTTCGTCGTAAAGTCGGTGTAAAATGACGTGGCTTTTACGAGAAAATACGCTTTCCTCGTAAATTCGACGTAAAATTAGCGTGTTATTTACGAGGAAATAATTACGTGTACTTAACGAGGAAATTATAGTTGTAACACGTTTTTTTTCCGGCCACCTAACTAATTTTCGTCGTAAATTCCTAGGAAAATTACACCTACCAGATTCAAAAGTTTCCTATAAATATGGACGTTTTAACATCATTTTGAACACACCAAAAAACAAAAACGTGAAAGGAAAAAAATGGCGGGCTCCGGGAATATTTTTGAGTTGCGGAAGTGGATGTATATGCATAGAGATGCTAACGGGAGAGTGACGAAAGAATACCTTGCGGGGCTGGAGACATTTATGTATCAAACAGATTCGACACCGCTCGCCCAAGAAAGTGGTAAGATGTTCTGTCCTTGTCGGAATTGCAACAATTCGAAATTGGCAAACCGTGAAAATGTTTGGAAGCATTTAATAAATAGAAGTTTCACGCCAAATTACTATATCTGGTTTCAACATGGGGAAGGTTATAATTATGATCAGAATGAAGCTAGTAGTAGTAATAGCAATTTCCAAGAAGAACCGGTTGATCATCATTTGCATAATGAACATAGTTACCATCAGGAGGAGATGGTAGATTATGATAGGGTTCATGATATGGTAGCTGATGCATTCGTAGCTCATGATGAAGATGAAGAACCTAATATAGATGCAAAAAAGTTTTANNNNNNNNNNNNNNNNNNNNNNNNNNNNNNNNNNNNNNNNNNNNNNNNNNNNNNNNNNNNNNNNNNNNNNNNNNNNNNNNNNNNNNNNNNNNNNNNNNNNNNNNNNNNNNNNNNNNNNNNNNNNNNNNNNNNNNNNNNNNNNNNNNNNNNNNNNNNNNNNNNNNNNNNNNNNNNNNNNNNNNNNNNNNNNNNNNNNNNNNNNNNNNNNNNNNNNNNNNNNNNNNNNNNNNNNNNNNNNNNNNNNNNNNNNNNNNNNNNNNNNNNNNNNNNNNNNNNNNNNNNNNNNNNNNNNNNNNNNNNNNNNNNNNNNNNNNNNNNNNNNNNNNNNNNNNNNNNNNNNNNNNNNNNNNNNNNNNNNNNNNNNNNNNNNNNNNNNNNNNNNNNNNNNNNNNNNNNNNNNNNNNNNNNNNNNNNNNNNNNNNNNNNNNNNNNNNNNNNNNNNNNNNNNNNNNNNNNNNNNNNNNNNNNNNNNNNNNNNNNNNNNNNNNNNNNNNNNNNNNNNNNNNNNNNNNNNNNNNNNNNNNNNNNNNNNNNNNNNNNNNNNNNNNNNNNNNNNNNNNNNNNNNNNNNNNNNNNNNNNNNNNNNNNNNNNNNNNNNNNNNNNNNNNNNNNNNNNNNNNNNNNNNNNNNNNNNNNNNNNNNNNNNNNNNNNNNNNNNNNNNNNNNNNNNNNNNNNNNNNNNNNNNNNNNNNNNNNNNNNNNNNNNNNTGTAATGGAACGACATATGCGTTTCAACTGAAGAATGGTAGGAAGACAAGTTGGTTCGATTTTCACCGTCGATTTCTTCCCATAGGCCATCCATACCGAAGAAACAATAATTTTTTTAGGCACAAAAGGGTTGTGAGAAACACTCCTCCATATCTAACTGGAGAACAAATTGAAGCGCAAATCGACTACTACGGAGCTAACGAAACAGTTCGTTGGGGTGGTAATTGGCATGTCCCTCGTAATATGCCTGATTCTTATGGTGTTCATCACAACTGGCACAAGAAAATTATATTTTGGGAGTTGCCATATTGGAAGGATCTTCTTCTGCGCCACAACCTCGATGTGATGCATATAGAGAAGAATTTCTTTGAGAACATCATGAATACAATATTGAATGTCCCAGGGAAGACAAAAGACAACATAAAATCGAGGTTGGACTTGCCGGATATTTGTTCAAGAAGTAAGTTACATATAAAAAGCAATGGACAAGTTCTCGTTCAGATAANNNNNNNNNNNNNNNNNNNNNNNNNNNNNNNNNNNNNNNNNNNNNNNNNNNNNNNNNNNNNNNNNNNNNNNNNNNNNNNNNNNNNNNNNNNNNNNNNNNNNNNNNNNNNNNNNNNNNNNNTTCTCTGGGATGAAGAGTCATGATTGTCATGTCTTTATGCAACGATTACTGCCCTTTGCATTTGCGGAGCTACTTCCAACAAATGTACATGAAGCACTTGCAGGTAGTATATTATAGCGCAGTAATTTTATAATGGTTTAGTTTGCAATAATATACGACTAATAATGTGTTTAATTGTTTTTGGAATATAAAATAGGCATTAAAGCATTTTTCAGGGATCTGAGCACACGCACTCATAAAGAAGAAGTTGTAGAACAACTTCAGAAGAACATTCCCATCTTATTGTGCAACTTGGAAAAGATATTTCTTCCGGGATTTTTTGACGTCATGGAATGCTGTCCACCTCCCATATGAGGCGTTGCTTCGTGGACGTGTACATTACGGATGGATGTATCAGTATGAGCGAGCCATGAAATATTTGAAGGGAAAAGCAAAGAACCTCGCCATAGTTGAAGGTTCTATAATTGCTGGAAGTTTGACGGAAGAAGTTTCTCACTTCACATCGTACTACTTTGCGTCAAAAGTACATACCCGGAGAAGAGCTCCAAGAAGATATGATGATGGTGGTGTTGCACCAACATATGCAGTTGCTGGTGTTCCAGACATCTTTAGCCAGATTGGACGACTCGGTGGAAAATCAAGAGAGGTTTGGTGGTCGAGTGAACAAGACGCTCATAGTGCACACACCTATATTCTACTCAATTGCGAGGATCCATTGATGTGTTATTTTGAAAGGTAACATATATGGATACTTCTAAACATATATAAGTATATAATTGCGAAAGATTAATTAATATAAAATATGATTTTACAGCCTCTTTGTTTCTCAAGTCGAAGAAATATTTCCAGGTATATCCACAAGTGACGTACGCAAAAGGAAAGATTAACACTTTATTAAGTGGTTGAAGAATCAGGTATTAACTCAAACTCTTTTTCATACATGATCTGTATTTCAACGTTCTCTTTATTTTTGCAGGTTGATTATGATGACGATGCAGATTATACTAAGTGGTTACACTAAGTAATTCAATCTTCACTTGTAAAGGTCACCACATCACAGATGTATTTCACACGAGGCTATACTTTTCACACATATGAGTATGGTAGACAGCGGGCAACCCGTAACTATGGAATATGTGTGAAAGGGGAAACAGATTTCTACGGGAGCTTGACAGAAATTATTGAAGCCGAATTCCCAGGGATATTGAAGCTGAAATGCGTCCTCTTCAAATGTGAATGGTTCGACCCCGTCGTCAACAGAGGTGTTCGGTTTAACAAATTCGGTGTAGTTGATGTCAACGGTGGACGAAGGTACAACAAATTTGAGCCTTTCATCTTAGCTTCACAAGCAGACCAAGTTAGCTTCCTTCTATACCTTCGGATGAGAGATTCGGATATAAATTGGTTAGCCGTGATCAAAGTTACACCTCGAGGACGAATCATCAGTGGAGAAGAACCACCATTGCAAGAAGAACAGATAAATGAAGTCGAGGAACCTAAACAAGAAATTGATGACATCCTTCTCATTGATCCGTATAATCACGAGTACAAAGATCTTACCGACAAGGCCACAGACGAAGCTGTTGAAGACGAGTTTAATGAAAATGATGATGTTTCTAGTGATGACGAGAATGTCGATGTATCTGATTGATGTATTTGATTTTCTGTATGGTAATGGGTGTTTGTTTTAGGAATAAGATATATTGAGATTAT
This sequence is a window from Brassica oleracea var. oleracea cultivar TO1000 chromosome C1, BOL, whole genome shotgun sequence. Protein-coding genes within it:
- the LOC106327260 gene encoding probable aldo-keto reductase 6, which encodes MAEACGVRRMKLGSQGLEVSAQGLGCMGLSAFYGAPTPETNAVALLRHAIKAGVTFLDTSDIYGPETNELLLGKALKDGLREKVELATKFGIIASEDGKFGFRADPEYVRSACEASLRRLGVTSIDLYYQHRIDTTVPIEVTMGELKKLVEEGKIKYIGLSEASASTIRRAHAVHPITAVQIEWSLWSRDVEEDIIPTCRSLGIGIVAYSPLGRGFLAAGPKLAENLEDDDYRKGLPRFQEENLNHNKILYEKVQAMATKRGCTPAQLALAWVHHQGDDVCPIPGTSKIENLNQNIGALSVKLTPEEMAELEAIARPDFVKGERYDRNMATYKDSETPPLSSWKAA